The Megalops cyprinoides isolate fMegCyp1 chromosome 9, fMegCyp1.pri, whole genome shotgun sequence genome has a window encoding:
- the LOC118782832 gene encoding frizzled-9-like gives MEAFHLKIVISLWCQLVIAGSSFEMGAYDTDRRTQAQCEPIVIPMCQGIGYNMTRMPNFMKHENQNEAGIKLNEFAPLVEYGCDVHLRFFLCSLYAPMCTDKVSTSIPACRPMCEQARQKCSPIMEKFSFGWPDSLDCSKLPTKNDPHSLCMEAPENDTKTETRKGEGMLPVPPRPRPPGTGNGRSPGSLGSCENPEKFQYVEKSQSCAPRCSSAVDVFWSKQDKDFAFIWMTVWSTLCFISTAFTVLTFLLDPHRFQYPERPIIFLSMCYNVYSVAFIIRSVAGAENIACDRENGELYIIQEGLESTGCTIVFLILYYFGMASSIWWVILTLTWFLAAGKKWGHEAIESHSSYFHMAAWGIPAMKTIVILTMRKVAGDELTGLCYVGSMDVSALTGFVLIPLSCYLVIGTSFILTGFVALFHIRRIMKTEGTNTEKLEKLMVKIGLYSILYTVPATCVIICYFYERLNMDYWKFRGLESKCASFPGRRNEDCSLESSVPTVAVFMLKIFMSLVVGITSGVWVWSSKTLQTWQGLCSRKLAVRTNRKPCSAVSCGSTHCHYKAPGVVLHMTKTDPYLDSPTHV, from the coding sequence ATGGAAGCCTTTCATCTGAAGATTGTGATTTCTTTGTGGTGTCAGCTGGTGATTGCTGGTTCCAGTTTTGAGATGGGAGCTTATGACACAGACCGCCGCACGCAGGCACAGTGTGAACCCATTGTAATTCCTATGTGCCAGGGCATCGGATACAATATGACTAGGATGCCTAACTTCATGAAGCATGAGAACCAGAACGAGGCTGGCATTAAATTGAACGAGTTTGCTCCGTTGGTGGAGTACGGCTGCGACGTACACTTACGCTTCTTCCTGTGCTCACTCTATGCCCCTATGTGTACTGATAAAGTGTCCACCTCTATCCCTGCCTGCCGGCCAATGTGTGAGCAAGCCAGGCAGAAGTGCTCTCCCATCATGGAAAAGTTTAGCTTCGGCTGGCCTGACTCACTGGATTGCTCCAAGCTCCCTACTAAGAATGACCCCCATTCACTGTGCATGGAGGCGcctgaaaatgacacaaagacagagaccaGGAAAGGAGAGGGCATGCTTCCAGTGCCCCCTAGGCCCAGACCACCAGGCACTGGGAACGGGCGCTCACCTGGAAGCTTGGGCTCTTGTGAGAATCCAGAGAAATTTCAGTATGTGGAGAAGAGCCAGTCTTGCGCCCCTCGTTGCTCGTCTGCCGTGGACGTCTTCTGGTCCAAACAGGACAAGGATTTTGCCTTCATCTGGATGACCGTGTGGTCCACCCTGTGCTTCATCTCCACGGCATTCACTGTGCTGACCTTCCTCCTGGACCCCCACCGCTTCCAGTATCCAGAGAGGCCCATCATCTTCCTCTCCATGTGCTACAACGTCTACTCCGTGGCCTTCATCATCCGCTCAGTGGCCGGCGCGGAGAACATCGCCTGCGACCGCGAAAATGGCGAGCTGTACATCATCCAGGAGGGGCTGGAGAGCACGGGCTGCACCATCGTCTTCCTCATCCTGTATTACTTTGGCATGGCCAGCTCCATCTGGTGGGTGATCCTCACTCTCACCTGGTTCCTGGCGGCAGGGAAGAAGTGGGGGCATGAGGCCATCGAGTCCCACAGCAGTTACTTCCACATGGCTGCCTGGGGCATCCCCGCCATGAAGACCATCGTCATCCTCACCATGAGGAAGGTGGCAGGTGACGAGCTGACAGGGCTGTGCTACGTGGGCAGCATGGACGTCAGCGCCCTCACAGGCTTCgtcctcatccccctctcctgctACCTGGTCATTGGCACCTCCTTCATCCTGACGGGCTTCGTGGCCCTCTTCCACATCCGCCGGATCATGAAGACGGAGGGCACCAACACAGAGAAGCTGGAGAAGCTCATGGTGAAGATCGGCCTCTACTCCATCCTCTACACCGTCCCGGCCACCTGCGTCATCATCTGCTACTTCTACGAGCGGCTCAACATGGATTACTGGAAGTTCAGGGGGCTGGAGAGCAAGTGCGCCTCTTTCCCCGGGCGCAGGAACGAGGACTGCTCCCTGGAGTCCTCTGTGCCCACGGTGGCAGTCTTCATGCTCAAGATCTTCATGTCCCTGGTGGTGGGCATCACCAGCGGGGTGTGGGTCTGGAGCTCCAAGACCCTGCAGACCTGGCAGGGCCTGTGCAGCAGGAAGCTGGCGGTCAGGACTAACCGGAAGCCATGTAGCGCCGTCAGCTGCGGCAGCACGCACTGTCATTACAAGGCGCCCGGCGTGGTGCTCCACATGACCAAAACGGACCCCTATTTAGACAGCCCTACACACGTCTGA